TGCATGTAGTAAAAATTATACTAGCTTGCTTATCATCCTGCCCTTCAccggtttttttgtttgttaactTGCAATTCAGAGTCATAAACAATTCATAAAGACAGCCCAACTAAAGAATTGATAAAATAATATCAGATTTTCAGAGTAATCAAAAATGAAGTTTTAACAAAGAGAACAGAGCAAAATAGATTCACATTGAAATCTTTTTGATAGGGGTAAAGTAAATCTCAATTTTTATTCTCTACTCATTTCAGTAAGTTATTATATGGGAAACATGCCTAGTAGAATCATATACATTCAACTGAAATAGTTTCTGTAGAAAACAATAGGCTGATGGTGAAATAAAACAccactctcttttctctcatcaGGTTGAtcgttaaataaaacaaaaatctaccCAGTAAAGGGCTTTcgtgaagaaattaaagagagaaattacaatagaGAAACTAGGCATTTGTATACTGGAGAAACCTCCTTAACAACTATATGGAGTAAGACGAAAAGAGTGGATACACCTGGAAGAAATTTTACTTAGTATGATGTTTTTGCCCACCTTTTTGTCATAAAAGGCTGCTAAGGAAGAAGGAATACAGTTTTCTGGAGAAAGAGAGTGTAATGTAAAAATGGAGACCACAGTTTCTGAAATTCAAGTAGAAAGCAAGGATGAGAAGAGACCAGCAGAAGTTAGTCCTCAGGataagaggcaggaagaagaggcaTCGATGCTTTGcttcaagagaagaaagaaaccagcCAAAGCGGTGAAGCCCAGAGTCGGCTCTGACGCTGCTGGTGTGGCAAGGAAGTGTCCCCTAGAAGCAGGCGCTTCTGATCAGCCACAACCCCAAGTGGGGGCCTGGGCCTCAATCAAACGTCTTGTAACACGCAGGAAAAGGTCAGATTCTTCAAAGCAGCAGAAGCTCTTTGAGGCTAAAGTGCAACCTGAAATCAATGCTGAAGATGCTGATCCTtctaagaaaaaggcaaaatccaGACTTAAGATTCCCTGCATAAAATTCtccaaaggggagaaaagaagtaATCATTCCAAAATTATTGAAGACTCAGACTGCAGCATCAGAGTCCAGGGAGAAGCTGAAAGTTTGGATACAAAAACTCTGACCCAATCAGATGACCAGGCCACAAAGACCAAGGTCACCCAGGATGTAAGTGAAGATGTCTCTCAGAAAGGGACTGATGAGGTCTGTGAATTCAATGTGAGCAACAGCATAATTTCTCCTGGAGAGACAGTGATTTCAGTAGAAGTTGGGTTAGATATGGGGCCTTCTGCTATTCAAACAGGAACTCTAATTCTTGAAAAAGATATTGAGATGACTGAGGAAAAGCAAAGTGTTCAACCCCAGCAGGCAAGCCCACTTGAAATTTCAGAAACAGAACACCTGCTACCAGTGGTTTCTGATGTTTCGCCCTCACCTGCAATCCCAGATCAACAAATTgtggaagaagccagaaacaGTATCCTAGAAAGTGGACCAGATTGGAAAGACTATGAAAGTAGAGAGATTGTAGCTGAAGAGAGTAAGCCAAAAGACACTGAATTGAGCCAGGAATCAGgctttaaagaaaatgagatcaATGCAGAGAAACCCAAaccagaagaaagcaaaagaatggagccaattgctattattattacagaCACTGAAATCAGTGAATTTGATGTTAAGAAATCTAAAAATGTCCCTAAGCAATTCTTAATGTCAATGGAAAATGAGCAAGTAGGAGTTTTTGCTAATGACAGTGGTTTTGAAGGTAGAACTTCAGAACAATATGAAACACTTTTAATAGAAACAGCCTCTTCTCTTGTCAAGAATGCTATCCAGTTGTCTATAGAACAGCTCGTCAATGAAATGGCCTCTGatgacaagaaaataaacaaccttCTACAGTGACTTAATTTCCAGATcatgggagggaaaaaaaagcttaaTGATGAATTATTTTACATGTTTGTGGCATTTCTTACTCAGTAACAAATGAGAGATTTATCATCTGTGGAATTTAAAGGTATAATTCCAGCCCAGAAGTGCTAAAGAATTAATCAAGTTAATAAAACTCTCCCTAACACTGAAATGCAGTCACTTCTGGGTTGGAGGAAGTCAGTACAGACTACGATGCAAGGAGACACAGACGGAGCTGCTAAAATCACCTGTGGTGATTGAGATGCTGGGAAGAAGATGTATTTATGGAGCTCTTACAGTATGCCATAAGCTCTTTGATATCCTCTGACGTCACAAAGCCTGGTTTCCTTGTGATAGTTCAACCCTCTGTATTGGTTAACATCCCATTCagttttccaaaaacttttttttacagTGCACTTTTATGTTGTTTGAAACAGTGAATAAGGTGAGCTATTTTTGTGAATGTGTGATTCAGAGTTGTTACACTCCTAGGCAGTAGTCTCACCTcaaaaaaatattgcattttccCAGTTTCAGCAGAATATGCATATTTGAATTAAACATGAGTGGTTTTCCGGTCTTTCTCATGTCCCTTACAAAAGCCATTCACAAATTGCTTCAAACAGGCAAATAATTACCAAGTGCCAAGGTGTGGAAGCAGGGAGTGCATTTTCCCTCTCCATCTTTCTTCTGCCTCAAAGAGACCTGTATAAATCCGTTTCTGCATGGGATCATCTGCTGAAAAGTTagcaacaaaaactaaaacaacagcaagaagaaaaacaacaggaGTGGAACATTCTTTTCCATCCAGGAGAAGGCAAACTCCCCAAGTAACAAATATTGCAGATAACAGGATTCATCTGTCAGGATGACTTCTCTAGAGCCATACTCATCAGCCTCtcaaagagaaggggaaagggaattCAAAGCCAGCCTGGCAGTAAAACTCCTAGGAAATCACAATAATTTAGTGAAAATGTTATTCATTCTTGACCTAGAATGAGCCAAGTACACGGTTGAACAGAAAGTGAAAAGTTATTGCCAAAGCACATTatactttaaatgtcagtattCTTTCATTGTGCCTGTCTGTTGAGACACCAGTAAAAAACATTTTACATGGAGAttgaaaattaactttttcatCCATATTTTAGTCCAGCTAATCCCTTACAAAATAGTGAACTTAATATAACAATGAGAAGggcttatttgcattttatttagttatttaaatcATCAATCTCATCAATGATTgccttttttttgaaaaagtcaCTCTATTTCAATTGTTTCTTGTGTAAAATGACCACACTACTACAACAAGCTCCCTGCCTCAGAGACTAGGGTTCATGCTGTGCAGTCCCCCACTGTCTAAACTGAGTGACAGTGTTACTCGGAAAGTAGATGACGTCATGGAAAGCTTTCACTCGAGGTATAAGGTGTTTGTTAAAAAGTATTTGTACAtccttggagaaaaaaatgtacctTAGATGATTTTAAATGAGCTGGTGACTTACTGCATTATTTGTGGATTGCATATGGAAAGTACGTGCTAATTTGTCCTATAGAATCTTGTTTCTTTCTGTAAGTACATATTGAGACCTCTGGCAGAAGAACCTTATCTGAATTTGGAAATGAAGCAAATAATGGATATTATGAGAAAGGTTCTTTGCTGAAGCGCAAAAGTATTCCCCCAGCTTTTCCTACCTTCATGCTTATAAACTTTGGGGAGGGGGGCCCACTAAACGCCTCCAATTTAGCAAGATGAAAAGTGGATCTTTCAAAACACATGACCCAAgaaattcatttaagaaattttgattatataacttttaaacttttttttaaaaaaagactgctAAGTCATCCTTCCTAAAAATACTCTTTTTAAGTCACTCTATGTGGTGCTAACAGACTTGGACAGCTACCAGCAAATATCAtaccatatttaaaaatgaacaattttaaaaacctgattaAAGTTGGTGCATTTTACAGTGTTTTGAAGAATCCTGCCTTTATTTACTGCAAGGATGGCTCAAGCCAATATACTTGCATTTTAAGTTTTTAGTAATCTCTCATGCCTGAGCAAAAAGTACAGCTCTTATcagttattgaaaatattttgaaaagtttaggCAATTTATTTGggagttttaaaaagagaaacgaGGTAAATACATgtaatgaattttttttgttaagaaataacattttatctAACGAGACCtaggtttctattttttttcattgtagtttgatatatatttttggttaGAATATACTATAACTGACTGATTTTTGTGATGAAATATGTACTCTACTTGCATTCATTCTTAAATGGTTGTTTTCTCCTCAGTCttttcccccccgccccccggggaagattagccctgagctaacatctgccaatcctcctctttttgctgaggaagactggccgtgagctaacatccgtgcccatcttcctctactttatatgtaggacgcccgccacagcatggcttgatgaggggtgccatgtccgcacccgggatccgaaccggcaaaccccgggccgccaaatcagaacgtgcccacttaaccgctgcaccactgggctggcctctctccTCAATCTTTTCTATTGAGACTATCTGGTGAATTAAATAAGGATTCCAGTTTGAAAAAGGAATCTGGAATCTAACTGGTCAAATGCTACTACAGTGAATTCTAAAGTGACCCAAATTGTTTTGttatagaaataattaagaatCAGATGACTTGGAGGTcttccataaaatattttttattataatggcATTTATTTTACGCAATTTGACCTTATATGCAAGacattaaatgaaatagattCTTATTCAATTCACATCTATTtgacaatatgtaaatgattgTTTAAAAGGCAATTTAATAACactatattaattttcatttaaatttgctGTGCTATAAATGCTGCTTTTAGTGAACAATAATTAGCTGGGATTCACTTTCTCTTTGAACTCAGAATTTTACAAGGCTGGTTGGTTTATTagatgctttttaattttttcagcatATCATCTTCCCCCTTTTAAAAGTCAAGTATTATTCACTGTGCTTTACAACACAGTGAATATGAaaatcctcctctatttcatgGAGCACTATTCACTTACATTTTCTTAAAGTACTTTGTAGGATATAAAAATAGTAGCCGATAACATTTGAGTAAAAgtagcagaaaacaaaagaactttCAAACAGAAATTATGctctctgccacctcctccacctcAAAGAATAAGAAGCATGTGGCACAAATGGAGTTCAGAAAAGCCGTCTGCATAATTTTCTTTCAAGGTAATCTATTTGACAGCATGAAGTCTGTGATGATCTTAATTGATCTACCATTGAGTGGAGCCTTAGAAACCCTCTGATTTACTTCTGAGAGATTATGTTATTTCACTAGTGTGTGTGAATGGCCTTGCTGCTAGAGGCTTTGAGAGACGTGGGTCAGGAGAGGGTCCCAGTCAAATCTGGCTGCCGCATGCAATCCAGTTAACTTCACCAGTAAATTTCTAACTTCAAGTTGCCTTATTTTTTATAGTTAAGAATTAATTTTGGGGGGATTtaaagcacaatttttaaaataattgttaggCTTTAGAATCCCATTGTTTGAAAAGATTCTCTACTTAAATATGTAAAGTCTACTTTCTAATTCCTGATATTCAATATTTCAGGGGTTGACTTTTCTGCCTGccatttctgcatttttaaaaatcttcatttaagGTTTAGAGTTCTTTAGGTTCAAATTCCTATGATGTTTTATTGTGTAACATGAAGTTTCTTATTATACAGAATTCAAATTTTCAATATATGGTACATTTTATGGTacacttttgaaaagaattttttgtaATGATCCTTATTTAGTTACAAAGATTTAACAGAAGGAAGCTACATAAAACTTAGATGTCCTGATTAAATTCAACTTGATTCAACATGTGTTGGGTATAACACATGCCAAACACTGTTTGATAAAGGGGACAGGCTCCCTGTCCTCTCAGAGCTCAACCTAGGGAGCAGCAGCAGTGTAACTGGGACGGGCTGAGGCCAAGAGCCACAGGTAATGCAGCATCGTGAGTGCCAGAGaggggagaacagagagaaagggataAACTCTGTCTGATGTGGGGAAGTGGTCATATAAATACAGGAGCAGTTTGAAAGCATTCAGTCTCTCAGTAGTTAAACAGTGTATTCATTCTGACTTGTGAACAGGTGCAAAAAAAGACCTGCGTAATGTTACATATTTATAGTAGttctttgtctataaaaatgTTAAGTGGATGAGCTATTATGAAAGTAAAAGTTccattttgtatttctcatttaaattagTACTATATTATTGTGGATCAGATgctaatattaaagaaataatactctgtaaaaaaaagatttcaaccTGAATTAATACATATACTATTAATACAGAATAAATGTTGTATTGGctcatgtttatttaatttatccaAATCTTTTAAGAGAAACGTGGTATATGATCTTCatttcctaaaaatataaagatcACACTGATGGAACTACTGAGTTAGCACTACCGAACATTCTAGTAGCTATCTGCTGATGGGGTGTGGGATAGACTTCACAACGACATATGCCTAAAGAGCTGCCTCCAGCAAAGAGAAGCACAGACACCTAGAACTCAAATTGTTTCATTAACCTCTCTCCATCTAAAGGGCAATTCTGATTTTGATGCCATCTATGAATCTGACAGAAGTGCACTTGTTCTATCTCTTGCTGTACTCAGTTGTCTTTTCTACATTAAACTATGAATTAATAATCTTTATGATTTTCCAAATAACTAAACAATCTTGatgtgaaaaatgtaaatgattcAGATGGTGCCTGGTTAAAGCTGGGTGTTTTGAAAGTTCTGTGTTTACTAAAACACTGATTTTATTCCCCTAATGTTGACAGTCAACTCTGTTTTCTCTGAAGCACCACCCAATGATAATCACTGGGCTCGACGAAAGAGTGGACTTTCCAATCTTGGGACCAATTTAAAGTTGACAGTGCCTTAAAAGTCCtaaaactaggggctggccccgtggccgagtggttaagttcgcgcgctccgctgcaggcgacccagtgtttcgttggttcgaatcctggggcgcggacatggcactgctcatcaaaaccacgctgaggcagcgtcccacataccacaactagagggacccacaacaaagaatatacaactatgtactgggggctttggggagaaaaaataaaataaaataaaatctttaaaaaaaaaaaaaagtcctaaaactAAACCTTGTTCCAAAGCAAAATGTCTTATTAACGTACAAACACTGTACATAAGGTacttaatatttcatatttgtagaattttaaaatttatattaaatcaCATCTTTCTAATGTAAAAGAAAGATACACTACTTTTTGCAAACTTGTCCTCTCCTGCAATTCTGCTAACCCCTTTTTAGAACTCCCATTAAAGCTGAAGTCTGGAGTCCCCAACCCCTATGTGAGTAACtacttttccctttctccctgaaAGCTTGTGATCACTAGGGGCTAAGTTCCTGAGCTTAGGAAAGAGagtgagtatatgtgtgtgtgtacatgaacATACTACACATCTGCAGAAAATCCTCAGCAAAGCTGGGCAAAGGCACCGTGAACAATTCAGGAGAATCTAGGTGAGGGGAGGATGGTGCAGCGCCCCCTAGCCTGGAAAACTTCCAAACTAAAAATTGTCTGAAAATTCCAACCTACCATAACAGCAGTGGCAGCAGGGTCCAGCAGTTTCTGCACATTAGCAAGACTGATGCACTTTGCCCACCATGTGCTTTGCAGCTAAACTCGAATAGAACCTTAGCCTTATCTTGATCTTTATGACAGTGCAATTAGGGGGAAGTGATTAAGCCTTTCATACACTGTTCACAGCTATACCTGTGACCGTAAATCCAGGCCTCCCACCCCTGCACTCCTGGGAGATGGGGAACACAGGGTGACACAAAAGCAGATGTAATCATTTGTACACTTGTACTCGAACTTTTTATTCCCAAATTCCTACTTATAAGAAGGTCTGGTCAGTGGGTCTCTGGACCACATCTGTGATCAATCAGTCACAACTAACGCAGCTAGAGACATGCATGCTCAAATCAATCAGATATCCTCATATATAAACTACAATGCAGAGGTTCCATGTGGAACAGCCATTTGTGGCAAAAAACCTTAGAATATCACTGCTCTTTTTTAAACAGGTCATCTAGCACCAGAGTGTGTCCATCCTCCTGATCGGAACTAGTTAGAACCGTCCTTGTGCTCTGTGTAAAGTTGAGATATACTGAATGCTGAAACAACTGGTCACTACTCAATTCAGGTGAAAAAAGTCAACCTAATTTTCTGATCTTTTATCCAGATGTGCCACAAACGGCCTTATCAGTAATTTCACTGATTTCAGACTGAATTTGCTTAGAATTACCTTTTTAGTTTTATGAGTTTCCTACATACCCTTAATGTCTGGCTGATGTTTTTCTGATCTGTGAAGGGTTAATACTGAATGACAATCATTATGGTTCATTAAACTCTAAGGCTTATCTATATTCATCTgggtgattttaatattttttttccatgaaggtataatttaaatacagtaaaattcaccctttttagttCAGTCCTCCAAATTTTGACAAACATATAAAGTTGTGTCACCTCGGGAGTACTGTTTTTCCCTTATTCtgatttcattgttctttttatcaCCTGTGTATTTTAGTTTAATATAATTTCCTGGCTGCATCAGTGAAAACTGCTACTTGCTGCAGAAATTCAAAATCAGGGCTTCTTACACCCAACCTTTAAGCCAGGGTAGGGAAAGTCAGGGCTGCCATGCACAGCTGTGCAAACTGTGCATAGCCCCTCTCCAGGAGCAGCACTGATTTGGTGAGTGGCGCCCCCGAGCATTTATTGTGCACAATCTGCACGGTCATACGTGGTGGCTCTGAATGTAGCCTACAGT
Above is a window of Equus przewalskii isolate Varuska chromosome 25, EquPr2, whole genome shotgun sequence DNA encoding:
- the AKAP5 gene encoding A-kinase anchor protein 5, which produces METTVSEIQVESKDEKRPAEVSPQDKRQEEEASMLCFKRRKKPAKAVKPRVGSDAAGVARKCPLEAGASDQPQPQVGAWASIKRLVTRRKRSDSSKQQKLFEAKVQPEINAEDADPSKKKAKSRLKIPCIKFSKGEKRSNHSKIIEDSDCSIRVQGEAESLDTKTLTQSDDQATKTKVTQDVSEDVSQKGTDEVCEFNVSNSIISPGETVISVEVGLDMGPSAIQTGTLILEKDIEMTEEKQSVQPQQASPLEISETEHLLPVVSDVSPSPAIPDQQIVEEARNSILESGPDWKDYESREIVAEESKPKDTELSQESGFKENEINAEKPKPEESKRMEPIAIIITDTEISEFDVKKSKNVPKQFLMSMENEQVGVFANDSGFEGRTSEQYETLLIETASSLVKNAIQLSIEQLVNEMASDDKKINNLLQ